In Kordia antarctica, the following proteins share a genomic window:
- a CDS encoding FG-GAP-like repeat-containing protein: MKKIMLLISLIASCFFAGAQTTVDCLVGPVNTTYCYVNNDTTSFVFVSSDGSDLQVTFNAGEVENTWDELIVLDTNGTELYNGYGNAGDLTGLTFQSTGDTITVSINSDGTINCSGNGYTSWDFDVNCATCTNPTATYTVVNDCATSGGFLVDVNVSNLGSATSLTVSDNQSSATQSLNTAGTVQFGPFTNATDVVISILNDQDTNCNVNSTSLTQSNCPPPPPVGITCGSGASTFIFTEEFDTVSGWTGNLNTGNGSWEIPNASGSTGTGPDTAFSGANFMNFEASGNTTSTGSAVSPAIDLSSATDGAELSFYLHAFGDDMGTLNVKVGTSASGPFTTVFTQTGELQTSGAEAWVSVGVNLDTYIGQVIYLEFSHTGTGTGFQGDMSIDYVRVETCGSFCIAPSSLAASAITQTSATVSWAANNGETAWEYVIQPAGTGIPTGPGTAATSTTVNITSLNPGTSYEVYVRAICGLDASIWGGPLTFETLAPPPPATFTTSTVATSGTQRAAVDMNGDFLDDIVSIGTTNVNIFYQQAVGGLSGTATNITTTSANNTPSWSLAAADFDRNGFTDLLYGGGNGVTFMRANATGTGFTEISGSEYVFSQRSNFVDLNQDGHLDAFVCHDVDPNVYYLNDGSGNLVFNQGGLGDIAGGGNYGSVWIDYDNDRDMDMFIAKCRGGSSTININEMHENDGTGTFTEVASTIGLADPVQTWSSAWGDFDNDGDMDVFVGASSTSNGTHKLMRNNGNSTFTDVTAASGILPNLTNTGIENATYDFDNDGNLDVASNGSILFGNGDMTFSVYDGVLSGNNGSFGDMNNDGFIDALSGTTLYTNDTNTNNWIKITTTGVGSNINGIGARVEVHTASGVQIRDVRSGEGFRFMSTLNTHFGIGTDTAITNIIIYWPSGAIDNVLNPTINTHHVITEGQALGIEDEALLESITIHPNPVGKVMNINSPINLVGKIATIFNIEGKRMMNLKLTEHSIDVSNLRQGNYILRLESDGKVYTQKFIKR, encoded by the coding sequence ATGAAAAAAATTATGTTACTAATAAGTTTGATAGCTTCCTGCTTTTTTGCAGGCGCACAAACAACAGTTGACTGCTTAGTTGGTCCTGTAAATACAACGTATTGTTATGTAAATAATGATACTACAAGTTTTGTTTTTGTAAGTTCTGATGGATCAGATTTACAAGTCACCTTTAACGCAGGTGAAGTAGAAAATACTTGGGATGAACTCATCGTATTGGATACAAACGGAACTGAATTATACAACGGATATGGAAATGCTGGAGACTTAACAGGTCTTACATTTCAATCAACTGGAGATACGATTACGGTTTCTATCAATTCTGATGGAACTATTAATTGTAGTGGTAACGGATATACATCGTGGGATTTTGATGTAAACTGTGCAACCTGTACCAACCCAACAGCTACGTATACTGTTGTAAATGATTGTGCTACAAGTGGCGGGTTTTTAGTAGATGTCAACGTTTCTAACCTTGGAAGTGCGACTTCTTTAACCGTTTCGGATAATCAATCAAGTGCTACGCAATCTTTAAATACAGCTGGAACAGTTCAGTTTGGACCATTTACAAATGCAACTGACGTTGTAATTTCTATTCTAAATGATCAAGATACAAACTGTAACGTAAATAGTACTTCGCTTACGCAAAGTAACTGTCCGCCGCCGCCGCCAGTTGGTATAACGTGTGGTTCAGGAGCTTCTACGTTTATCTTTACAGAAGAATTTGATACTGTTTCTGGATGGACAGGAAACTTAAATACTGGAAACGGAAGTTGGGAAATTCCTAACGCTTCTGGATCTACTGGAACTGGACCAGACACTGCGTTTAGTGGTGCAAACTTTATGAATTTTGAAGCTTCAGGAAATACTACATCTACAGGTTCCGCAGTAAGTCCAGCAATAGATTTATCATCAGCGACAGATGGCGCTGAACTTTCATTCTACTTACATGCTTTTGGAGATGATATGGGAACTTTAAACGTAAAAGTTGGTACGTCTGCTTCAGGACCTTTTACTACAGTATTTACACAAACTGGAGAATTACAAACAAGCGGAGCAGAAGCTTGGGTTTCTGTTGGTGTCAATTTAGATACATACATAGGGCAAGTAATTTACTTAGAATTTAGCCATACAGGAACAGGAACAGGTTTTCAAGGAGATATGTCTATAGATTATGTACGTGTAGAAACATGTGGATCGTTTTGTATTGCACCTTCAAGTTTAGCCGCTTCTGCAATCACACAAACCTCAGCAACCGTTTCTTGGGCAGCAAACAACGGAGAAACAGCTTGGGAATATGTAATACAGCCAGCCGGAACAGGAATTCCAACAGGTCCAGGAACTGCTGCAACGTCAACAACTGTAAATATAACGTCCTTAAATCCAGGAACAAGTTACGAAGTATATGTTCGTGCCATTTGCGGATTAGATGCTAGTATTTGGGGCGGACCATTAACATTCGAAACGTTAGCGCCGCCACCGCCAGCTACATTTACAACATCTACTGTGGCAACTTCAGGAACACAAAGAGCTGCCGTAGATATGAATGGTGACTTTTTAGACGATATTGTTTCCATTGGAACAACCAATGTAAATATCTTTTATCAACAAGCTGTTGGAGGTTTAAGCGGCACGGCAACAAACATTACAACTACAAGCGCAAACAATACGCCATCGTGGAGTTTGGCTGCTGCCGATTTTGATAGAAACGGATTTACCGATTTATTATATGGTGGAGGAAATGGTGTTACCTTTATGAGAGCAAATGCAACAGGAACAGGATTTACTGAAATTTCTGGATCAGAATATGTATTCTCACAACGTTCAAACTTTGTTGATTTAAACCAAGATGGACACTTAGATGCTTTTGTGTGTCATGATGTTGATCCAAATGTATATTATTTGAATGATGGAAGTGGAAACCTAGTATTTAACCAAGGTGGACTTGGAGATATTGCTGGTGGAGGAAACTATGGTTCTGTTTGGATTGATTATGATAATGATAGAGATATGGACATGTTTATTGCTAAATGTCGTGGAGGATCTTCTACGATTAATATCAATGAAATGCATGAAAATGACGGAACTGGAACTTTTACAGAAGTAGCTTCTACCATAGGTTTAGCTGACCCAGTACAAACGTGGTCTTCCGCTTGGGGAGATTTTGATAACGACGGCGATATGGACGTTTTTGTAGGTGCAAGTTCTACTTCAAACGGAACACACAAACTGATGCGAAATAACGGAAACAGTACATTTACCGATGTAACTGCCGCTTCTGGAATATTGCCAAACTTAACCAATACAGGAATCGAAAATGCAACGTACGATTTTGACAACGACGGAAACTTAGATGTTGCTTCTAACGGAAGTATTCTATTCGGAAATGGCGACATGACATTTTCAGTATATGACGGGGTTTTATCTGGAAATAATGGTTCTTTTGGAGATATGAATAATGACGGATTTATTGATGCACTTTCAGGAACTACATTATACACAAACGATACAAATACTAATAATTGGATAAAAATTACCACGACTGGAGTTGGAAGTAATATTAACGGAATTGGCGCTAGAGTGGAAGTTCATACAGCTTCCGGAGTTCAAATTCGTGATGTACGTAGTGGAGAAGGATTCCGTTTTATGAGTACATTAAATACACATTTCGGAATCGGAACAGATACTGCGATTACAAATATTATTATTTACTGGCCATCTGGTGCTATTGATAATGTGCTGAATCCTACAATTAATACGCATCATGTAATTACTGAAGGACAAGCATTAGGTATTGAAGATGAAGCGTTGTTGGAAAGCATTACAATTCATCCAAATCCTGTTGGAAAAGTGATGAATATCAACAGTCCGATCAACTTAGTTGGAAAAATTGCAACGATCTTTAACATTGAAGGAAAACGTATGATGAACTTAAAATTGACAGAACATTCCATTGATGTTTCAAACTTACGTCAAGGAAACTATATTCTACGTTTAGAATCTGATGGAAAAGTATACACGCAGAAATTCATCAAACGATAA
- a CDS encoding efflux RND transporter periplasmic adaptor subunit, whose translation MRKIILSVLGVLIIVGAFLSAKNMIANKNKPRPVPEKVVKTVYTDTVQNTTIPIVIPANGSLVAKRRVELYAEVQGIFKTSGKLFKPGQKYRQGETLIRIDAAEYYAGVQSAKSNLYNAIAAIMPDLRLDFPEVFQKWQTYLNNFDLNKTTPTLPELTSDKEKYFITGRGIVSNYYTVKNQEQRLAKYTIRAPFSGILTQVLLTEGSLVRSGQKLGEFIDDSVYEMEVALSKTYASLLKVGEKVALNNLENTENYSGVVSRVNGSIDPTTQTITAFIEVKNEKLKEGMYLEANLNAKEETDAIQINRNLLLESEQIYVVKDSILDVIDVKPVYFSDTKVVLKNVPNGTIILSNPVPGAYAGMAVKPFKVASEKDETTTTNDDTKKAKQ comes from the coding sequence ATGCGAAAAATTATACTTTCGGTTCTTGGAGTCCTCATTATCGTAGGAGCTTTTTTATCTGCAAAAAATATGATTGCAAACAAAAATAAGCCAAGACCTGTTCCTGAAAAAGTAGTAAAAACGGTGTATACTGATACTGTTCAGAATACAACAATACCAATTGTAATTCCTGCAAATGGAAGCCTTGTGGCAAAACGGCGTGTGGAATTATACGCTGAGGTACAAGGAATTTTTAAAACTAGCGGAAAATTATTCAAGCCAGGACAAAAATACCGTCAAGGAGAAACACTCATTCGTATTGATGCTGCCGAATATTACGCAGGCGTACAATCAGCTAAAAGTAATTTGTACAACGCTATTGCAGCCATTATGCCCGATTTGCGACTCGATTTTCCAGAAGTATTTCAAAAATGGCAAACCTATCTGAATAATTTCGATTTAAACAAAACAACGCCAACCTTACCTGAGTTGACTTCCGACAAGGAAAAATACTTTATTACAGGTCGCGGAATTGTATCAAACTATTATACCGTAAAAAACCAAGAGCAACGATTGGCAAAATATACCATCCGAGCACCATTCTCTGGAATTTTAACACAAGTATTGCTCACAGAAGGTTCATTGGTTAGAAGTGGACAAAAATTAGGAGAGTTCATTGATGATTCTGTTTACGAAATGGAAGTTGCTTTAAGCAAAACCTACGCAAGTTTATTAAAAGTGGGCGAAAAAGTTGCCTTGAACAATCTTGAAAATACCGAAAATTATTCCGGAGTCGTTTCCCGTGTCAACGGAAGTATTGATCCAACTACACAAACGATTACGGCTTTTATAGAAGTTAAAAATGAGAAGTTGAAAGAAGGAATGTATTTAGAAGCCAACTTAAATGCAAAAGAAGAAACAGACGCTATTCAAATTAATAGAAATTTATTGTTAGAAAGCGAGCAAATTTATGTTGTAAAAGATAGCATTTTAGACGTTATTGACGTAAAACCTGTCTATTTTTCAGATACGAAAGTTGTGCTGAAAAATGTGCCAAACGGAACAATTATACTTTCCAATCCTGTTCCTGGAGCATACGCTGGAATGGCTGTAAAACCATTTAAAGTTGCTTCAGAAAAAGACGAAACAACGACTACCAATGACGATACTAAAAAAGCTAAACAATAG
- a CDS encoding TolC family protein, whose amino-acid sequence MNNNIYLTWIFLFFGIYANAQEQVLTPEEAIQLTLEHNYGIKIANNTVKVAENNTSIFNSGYLPTLTGNAGATYNLDNTEAEFSNGTTTTLNSAESSRYNASLNLNYTLFDGLGRKYNYKRLKEQYQLSELEARETIENTVLQLFSVYYSVAQLSENTSAIMETFEISKDRLTRSEYQFEYGQNTKLEVLNAQVDINNDSITIVNTEQQLRNTKRDLNVILGNKLTLDFNVDTTINFAFELDKEALWTKTKATNVSLLQVEKNINISSLDVKSNRSQYLPTVGLTGTYGWNKNNNNAASFVAVSTNTGLSGGINLSWNLFDGGSTLISVKNAKITLENQQLQKEQILIDIERNFNNAWDDYQNKILIYELQERNIKTSQNNFDRTKEKFKIGQVNSIEFRQAQLNLLNAELSRNQAKYNAKLAELVILQLSGDLLNVKF is encoded by the coding sequence ATGAACAATAACATATATCTTACCTGGATCTTCCTTTTCTTCGGAATCTACGCAAATGCGCAAGAACAAGTTTTAACGCCAGAAGAAGCTATTCAGTTGACGTTGGAACACAATTATGGAATTAAAATTGCTAATAATACGGTAAAAGTTGCCGAAAATAATACGAGTATTTTTAACTCAGGTTATTTGCCAACCTTAACGGGAAATGCTGGCGCAACGTATAATTTGGATAATACGGAAGCCGAATTTTCAAATGGAACAACAACGACGTTAAATTCTGCAGAAAGTTCACGTTACAATGCTTCTTTAAATTTAAACTATACACTTTTTGATGGTTTAGGTCGAAAGTACAATTACAAACGTTTAAAAGAGCAATATCAATTATCGGAATTGGAAGCACGTGAAACTATTGAAAATACAGTATTGCAACTATTTTCAGTATATTATTCGGTAGCGCAACTTTCAGAAAATACGTCAGCGATTATGGAAACGTTTGAAATTTCTAAAGATCGATTGACAAGATCAGAATATCAATTTGAATATGGTCAGAATACAAAATTGGAAGTTTTAAATGCGCAAGTAGATATCAATAATGATAGTATTACAATTGTTAATACGGAACAACAATTGAGAAATACCAAGCGTGATTTAAACGTAATTCTTGGAAATAAGCTTACGCTAGATTTTAATGTTGATACAACTATTAACTTTGCGTTTGAGCTTGATAAAGAAGCGTTGTGGACAAAAACGAAAGCAACGAATGTTTCGCTCTTACAAGTAGAAAAAAATATTAATATTAGCTCGTTAGATGTAAAATCGAACCGATCTCAATATTTGCCAACAGTTGGTTTGACAGGAACGTACGGTTGGAACAAAAATAACAACAATGCAGCTTCGTTTGTGGCAGTTTCTACCAACACAGGATTATCTGGCGGAATTAATTTAAGTTGGAATTTGTTCGATGGCGGAAGCACGTTAATTAGTGTAAAAAATGCAAAAATTACACTAGAAAATCAACAATTGCAAAAAGAGCAAATTCTGATTGATATTGAACGTAATTTTAACAATGCTTGGGACGATTATCAGAATAAAATCTTGATTTACGAATTGCAAGAAAGAAATATTAAAACGTCACAAAACAATTTTGATCGTACCAAGGAAAAATTCAAAATAGGACAAGTAAACTCTATCGAATTTCGTCAAGCACAATTGAATTTATTAAATGCGGAACTCAGCAGAAACCAAGCAAAATACAACGCAAAACTTGCGGAATTGGTTATTTTACAATTGAGCGGCGATTTGTTGAATGTGAAGTTTTAG
- a CDS encoding efflux RND transporter permease subunit: MRKLIAYFIRYHVAVNVFIIAFFAFGILGAWSLKSSFFPLVDSKIINVNIAYPGASPQEIEEGIVLQIEDNLKGLKGVDRVTSTSRENSGTITVEIEKGENIDFMLLEVKNAVDRVPSFPTGMEPLVVAKQEAVRETISFALSGKNVPLTTLKQIGRQVENDLRAIDGISQVAISGYPAEEIEIAVNEANLLAYNLTFAEVAAAVSSSNILVTGGNIKTDAEEYLIRANNRSYYGDELSNLVIRATPDGKTVRLKDIAIVRDRFSETPNATYFNQNLSVNISITSTNNEDLITSADKVKEYIEDYNHKYENVRLDVVRDLSITLNQRTTLLFWNALSGIALVLIFLSIFLNVRLAFWVAFGLPISFLGMFIFAGQFDVTINVLSLFGMIIVIGILVDDGIVIAENIYQHYEKGKTPVQAAIDGTMEVIPPVVSAIITTLLAFSLFLFLDSRIGEFFSEVSVVVILTLLVSLVEALIILPAHLAHSKALRKQKVDENPSKLKQFFSKMRVVNEFGDNFMSYLRDKLYTPILGFVLRFKIFSLGVFIALLILTVGATMGGTIGVTLFPSIASDRVSIELDMPNGTNVQITDSIISMIEEKSFIVNKEFTEKYLKGTDKELFENTILTLNSSSSARLVINLLPGQERPDAVKSSLVANRLRELVGPVIGTERLIFGSGGNFGGSPVSVALLGNNITELKAAKEALKQVLSDNPLLKDVEDTDPAGIKEIRLKLKESAYLLGLDLRTVMSQVRSGFFGTQAQRFQRGQDEIRVWVRYDRSNRASINDLDDMRIVTPSGERVTLKDIASYTIERGEVAINHLEGQREIRISADLKNPSASSTDILDDLKNNTIPDLQSKYPTITAAFEGQNREKDKLLGSLWDAGIPILILIYITIAFTFRSYSQPILLILLVPFSLTAVAWGHWLLDFSVNILSLLGIIALIGIMVNDGLVLIGKFNTNLKEGMKFDLALSEAGKSRFRAIFLTSLTTIAGLAPLLLEKSRQAQFLKPMAISISFGIGYATILTLLVLPLFLSFSNSIKKNGKWLLTGKDVTKEEVERAIKEQREGEHLSEEKEDFAAIKDEEVHTFDEQNENEHKTDEQ, encoded by the coding sequence ATGAGAAAACTAATTGCCTATTTCATTAGGTATCACGTTGCGGTAAATGTATTTATCATTGCATTTTTTGCGTTTGGTATTTTAGGCGCGTGGTCGTTAAAATCTTCCTTTTTTCCATTGGTAGATTCTAAAATTATCAATGTAAATATTGCATATCCTGGCGCGTCTCCACAAGAGATTGAAGAAGGAATTGTGCTTCAAATAGAAGATAATCTCAAAGGCTTAAAAGGTGTAGATCGTGTGACATCAACTTCGCGTGAAAACAGCGGAACGATTACCGTTGAGATTGAAAAAGGAGAAAATATTGACTTCATGTTACTAGAAGTCAAAAATGCTGTTGATCGTGTTCCGTCGTTTCCAACAGGAATGGAACCGTTGGTTGTTGCCAAACAAGAAGCTGTTAGAGAAACGATTTCATTCGCGCTAAGCGGAAAAAATGTTCCGTTAACAACTTTAAAACAAATTGGTCGCCAAGTTGAAAATGATTTGCGCGCCATTGACGGAATTTCGCAAGTTGCCATTTCTGGATATCCTGCGGAAGAAATTGAAATTGCTGTCAACGAAGCCAATTTATTAGCTTATAATTTGACGTTTGCAGAAGTTGCCGCAGCCGTGAGTTCGTCAAATATTTTGGTGACTGGTGGAAATATAAAAACAGACGCTGAAGAATATTTAATTCGTGCCAATAATCGTTCGTATTATGGTGATGAATTGTCAAATCTTGTCATTCGTGCTACGCCAGATGGGAAAACTGTTCGGTTAAAAGATATTGCCATTGTACGCGATCGTTTTTCTGAAACGCCAAATGCTACGTATTTCAATCAAAATTTATCGGTTAACATTTCTATCACAAGTACAAATAATGAAGATTTAATCACTTCGGCAGATAAAGTAAAAGAATACATTGAAGATTATAATCACAAGTACGAAAATGTGCGTTTGGATGTTGTGCGCGATTTATCGATTACGCTAAACCAACGTACAACACTTTTATTTTGGAATGCTTTATCAGGAATTGCGCTAGTATTAATCTTTCTATCCATATTTCTAAACGTACGTTTGGCATTTTGGGTAGCGTTTGGATTGCCAATTTCATTCTTGGGAATGTTCATTTTTGCAGGTCAATTTGATGTCACTATCAATGTATTATCACTTTTCGGAATGATCATCGTGATTGGTATTTTGGTGGATGATGGAATTGTCATTGCAGAAAATATTTATCAACATTATGAAAAAGGAAAAACGCCCGTTCAAGCAGCAATTGATGGAACTATGGAAGTAATTCCGCCAGTAGTTTCCGCGATTATTACAACGTTATTAGCGTTTTCACTATTTTTATTTTTAGATAGTAGAATTGGCGAATTTTTCAGTGAAGTCTCCGTTGTCGTAATCTTGACTTTGCTTGTTTCATTGGTGGAAGCTTTAATCATTTTGCCTGCGCATTTGGCACATTCCAAAGCATTGAGAAAACAAAAAGTAGACGAAAATCCTTCGAAATTGAAGCAATTCTTCTCAAAAATGCGTGTTGTTAATGAGTTTGGAGATAATTTTATGAGCTATTTGCGAGACAAATTATATACACCAATTTTAGGATTTGTATTGCGATTTAAAATATTCTCGTTAGGTGTTTTTATTGCGTTATTAATTCTAACTGTTGGTGCTACAATGGGAGGCACAATTGGTGTTACGTTATTTCCATCTATTGCGAGTGATCGTGTTTCTATTGAATTAGACATGCCAAACGGAACCAACGTACAGATTACAGATTCTATCATTTCGATGATTGAAGAAAAATCATTTATCGTTAATAAAGAATTTACAGAAAAATATTTAAAAGGAACTGATAAAGAATTGTTTGAAAACACAATTTTGACCTTAAATAGTAGTTCTAGCGCACGATTGGTTATTAATTTGTTGCCAGGGCAAGAACGTCCAGATGCCGTTAAATCTTCTTTAGTTGCCAACCGATTGAGAGAATTAGTCGGTCCAGTGATTGGAACAGAACGTTTAATTTTCGGTTCAGGTGGAAACTTCGGCGGAAGCCCAGTTTCTGTAGCATTACTAGGAAATAATATCACGGAACTGAAAGCGGCAAAAGAAGCATTGAAACAGGTTTTAAGCGATAATCCGCTTTTAAAAGATGTGGAAGACACAGATCCGGCAGGAATTAAAGAAATTCGTTTAAAACTCAAAGAAAGTGCTTATTTACTTGGTTTAGACTTGCGTACGGTAATGTCGCAAGTACGTTCAGGATTTTTTGGTACACAAGCGCAACGTTTTCAGCGTGGACAAGATGAAATTAGAGTTTGGGTTCGATACGATCGGAGCAATAGAGCTTCTATCAATGATTTGGATGACATGCGAATTGTAACGCCAAGCGGCGAACGCGTAACGTTGAAAGATATTGCTTCGTACACTATTGAACGTGGAGAAGTTGCTATTAATCATTTAGAAGGACAACGTGAAATTCGTATTTCGGCAGATTTAAAAAATCCAAGCGCAAGTTCGACAGATATTTTAGATGATCTTAAAAACAACACAATTCCAGATTTGCAATCAAAATACCCAACAATTACTGCTGCTTTTGAAGGACAAAATAGAGAGAAAGATAAATTATTAGGTTCATTATGGGATGCGGGAATTCCAATATTAATCTTAATTTATATTACAATTGCGTTCACGTTCCGAAGTTACAGTCAGCCAATATTATTGATACTTTTAGTACCTTTTAGCTTAACGGCTGTTGCTTGGGGACATTGGTTATTAGATTTTTCTGTAAATATTTTATCACTTTTAGGAATCATCGCGTTAATCGGAATTATGGTGAACGATGGTTTGGTGCTCATTGGAAAATTCAACACGAATTTAAAAGAAGGCATGAAATTCGATTTGGCTTTAAGCGAAGCTGGAAAATCACGATTTAGAGCAATTTTCTTAACGTCATTAACAACAATTGCGGGTTTAGCGCCATTATTATTAGAAAAAAGTAGACAAGCGCAATTTTTAAAACCAATGGCAATTTCTATCTCGTTCGGAATTGGTTATGCAACAATTTTAACATTACTCGTTTTGCCATTATTCTTATCGTTCAGTAACAGTATTAAGAAAAATGGAAAATGGTTGCTCACAGGAAAAGATGTGACGAAAGAAGAAGTAGAACGCGCAATTAAAGAACAGCGCGAAGGAGAACATCTTTCGGAAGAAAAAGAAGATTTTGCAGCAATAAAAGACGAAGAAGTACACACATTTGATGAACAAAACGAAAACGAACATAAGACGGATGAACAATAA